The nucleotide window CACCGAAGAGGTCGCCCGTAAGCGGCAGCAGGTCTACCGTGAGCAGACTCAGCCGCTCATTGAGCACTACGAGGGGCGCGGTCATCTGTACCACGTAGACGGCGTGGGCAGTACGGATGAGGTCTACAGCCGTATCCTGAGCGGAATGCACTGAGCGGTTCAGACAGGGTGTCCGAATAGAATGGACGAGAAGATGAACCCAGAATGGAGCCGCTCCGAGGCTTTACGGCCTTTGCTCTCTTGTGGTACTCTCGTTTTTGGCTTGCATCAAGCCTGGAGGTTGCGTGGCGAGACGAAGAATGCCGGAACAGCGGGAAAAACGTAAGAAGGAAGAGTCCGATACCGTGCGGGCCGAAGGGGTCGTGGAAGAGGCGCTGCCGAACACCACGTTCCGTGTGAAGCTCGACACTGGACATGACCTGCTGGCGTACATCAGCGGCAAGATGAGGATTCACTACATCCGTATCCTGCCGGGGGACCGTGTGGTTCTGGAGATTAGCCCCTACGACACCACGCGTGGGCGCATCGTCTACCGCAAGTAAGCACCCAGGCGAGTGGTGACCACAGATTCCCTGCACGCGCGCCAGCGTGCGCTGGGCGGGGGGTCGAGCGCTGCCGGAGAATTCAGGCGGCGCGAGGAGGAAGCATGAAAGTTCGCAGCAGTGTCAAGAAAATGTGCGACAACTGCAAGGTGATCCGCCGCCACGGGCGCGTTCTGGTCATCTGCACCAATGTCAAGCACAAGCAGAGGCAGGGTTAAGCATGGCACGTATTGCCGGCGTTGACCTGCCCCGCGAGAAGCGCGTCGAAATCGCGCTGACCTACATCTACGGTATCGGCCTGACCCGCGCCAAGGAAGTCCTGGCGCAGACGGGCGTGAACCCCGACACCCGCGTCAAGAACCTCTCGGAGGCCGAGCAGAGCACCCTGCGCGAAGCCATCGAGAAGACCTACAAGGTCGAAGGCGACCTGCGCAGTGAAGTTGGCCAGAACATCAAGCGTCTGATGGACATCGGCGCTTACCGTGGCCTGCGTCACCGCCGCGGTCTGCCCGTGCGCGGCCAGCGCACCAAGACGAATGCGCGCACCCGCAAGGGACCGCGCAAGACCGTCGCCGGTAAGAAAAAGGCCACGAGGAAGTAAGCCATGGCGAAGAGCACCAAGGGTAAGACCCCCCGCCGCGCCCGGCGCAACATCAGCGCTGGCCGCGCCTACGTGAACGCGAGCTACAACAACACCATCGTCACGATCACCGATCTCGAAGGCAACAGCGTGGCCTGGTCGTCGGGCGGCACCATCGGGTACAAGGGCAGCAAGAAGGGCACGCCCTACGCGGCCCAGCTGGCC belongs to Deinococcus sp. Leaf326 and includes:
- the rpsK gene encoding 30S ribosomal protein S11, with protein sequence MAKSTKGKTPRRARRNISAGRAYVNASYNNTIVTITDLEGNSVAWSSGGTIGYKGSKKGTPYAAQLAAADAVKKAQQTFGMNIVDVIVRGSGSGREQAIRAIQASGIEVKSIMDDTPVPHNGCRPKKKFRA
- the infA gene encoding translation initiation factor IF-1: MPEQREKRKKEESDTVRAEGVVEEALPNTTFRVKLDTGHDLLAYISGKMRIHYIRILPGDRVVLEISPYDTTRGRIVYRK
- the rpmJ gene encoding 50S ribosomal protein L36, which codes for MKVRSSVKKMCDNCKVIRRHGRVLVICTNVKHKQRQG
- the rpsM gene encoding 30S ribosomal protein S13 — protein: MARIAGVDLPREKRVEIALTYIYGIGLTRAKEVLAQTGVNPDTRVKNLSEAEQSTLREAIEKTYKVEGDLRSEVGQNIKRLMDIGAYRGLRHRRGLPVRGQRTKTNARTRKGPRKTVAGKKKATRK